In Macrobrachium rosenbergii isolate ZJJX-2024 chromosome 6, ASM4041242v1, whole genome shotgun sequence, a genomic segment contains:
- the LOC136839760 gene encoding uncharacterized protein, whose product MIEKNTCSGIEGVMQELASRLTAEAEKINNPGLVRKRRRAAGASSPRARPRSPSKARGSKKAHKQDVTESRSNPWTVVVVMIALVTLVTGNIVLYRRLSYLEEIPALVNPTVHVPSPR is encoded by the exons ATGATCGAAAAGAATACGTGCTCCGGGATAGAAGGCGTGATGCAAGAACTGGCATCCAGACTCACCGCTGAGGCTGAGAAAATCAACAATCCAGGCCTCGTTCGAAAGCGCAGAAGGGCGGCTGGAGCATCGTCACCAAGGGCGAGGCCACGTAGCCCTTCGAAAGCACGAGGGAGCAAAAAGGCTCACAAACAAG ATGTCACAGAAAGTAGGAGTAACCCATGGACAGTTGTAGTCGTGATGATAGCCCTGGTTACCCTAGTCACAGGAAATATAGTTCTATACAGAAGACTCTCCTACCTGGAGGAAATTCCTGCTCTTGTTAATCCTACGGTACATGTACCCTCCCCGAGGTAA